A genomic segment from Propionibacteriaceae bacterium ZF39 encodes:
- a CDS encoding VanW family protein: protein MSSDQPTVPNPVPPPDAHPQPEQLSEQPPTLQPEAERRPRRGGRVAVIAGVVVLVLLGAAYVAGYVMSGDRLPRNASVAGIELGGLSSSEAEQKLVADYGPRVTAPITVTLDEQPHEVLPAEAGLSVDYAATVQSSGVGKSWHPAHIWRVLTGGGPVDPVVLTDEAALNAAVTKLAEEVDRPAVDATVEFEDAEVKRTPAEQALAVDREQVDRELRRAFPDTDQVSGTVNKVDPAITDADVDEAIKSYATPALSGPIKVDTGEGVFDVTPAMIGNASTFVVEDGALKGRTDAGRLFENAKPALDKLNFKKAKNASYKMEGGGLVVVPSVDGAELKREDFEKVVMPALLTTERSVKAELTNSRAKFTTEEAEKQKPKEVIGEFTTYYPHAAYRNTNLGLAARRINGNTIAVGDVFSLDRALGPRTASSGYVDGWVVAGSRLKKENAGGISQSATTVFNAGWFAGLEDVEHQPHTMYFDRYPAGRESTIYSGHIDVKFRNTTDNAIYVQASQSNSSAGSRGSITVRIWGTKKWDIESPTPTKSGFYNGRTITDSGSSCNPQSASPGFTARYYRLFKVNGQVVKREDKTWKYNATDEIKCTG from the coding sequence TTGAGCTCCGATCAGCCGACTGTCCCGAATCCCGTTCCTCCTCCGGATGCCCACCCGCAGCCCGAGCAGTTGAGCGAGCAGCCACCGACCCTGCAACCCGAGGCCGAACGCCGCCCGCGACGTGGGGGCCGGGTGGCCGTCATCGCCGGCGTCGTCGTCTTGGTGCTGCTGGGTGCGGCCTATGTCGCCGGTTATGTGATGTCGGGCGACCGACTGCCACGCAACGCCAGCGTGGCCGGCATCGAACTCGGTGGACTGTCCAGCAGCGAAGCCGAACAGAAGCTCGTCGCCGATTACGGCCCGCGCGTGACTGCTCCCATCACCGTGACGCTCGATGAGCAGCCGCATGAAGTGCTGCCTGCCGAGGCGGGGCTGTCCGTCGATTATGCGGCCACCGTCCAGAGCAGTGGCGTCGGCAAGAGCTGGCACCCGGCCCATATCTGGCGGGTCCTGACGGGCGGCGGCCCGGTCGACCCTGTGGTTCTGACCGATGAGGCCGCGCTCAATGCCGCCGTGACCAAGCTGGCCGAAGAAGTCGATCGTCCCGCCGTGGATGCGACCGTCGAGTTCGAGGACGCGGAGGTGAAGCGTACGCCTGCGGAGCAGGCCCTGGCCGTCGATCGGGAACAGGTCGACCGCGAGCTGCGCCGGGCGTTCCCGGACACCGATCAGGTCTCCGGCACCGTGAACAAGGTCGACCCCGCCATCACCGATGCGGATGTGGACGAGGCCATCAAGTCCTATGCCACGCCCGCACTGTCCGGGCCGATCAAGGTCGACACCGGAGAGGGCGTCTTCGATGTCACGCCGGCGATGATCGGCAATGCATCGACCTTCGTCGTCGAGGACGGTGCCCTCAAGGGCCGCACCGACGCCGGTCGCCTGTTCGAGAACGCCAAGCCGGCGCTCGACAAGCTGAACTTCAAGAAGGCCAAGAACGCGAGCTACAAGATGGAGGGCGGCGGCCTCGTCGTCGTCCCGTCCGTTGACGGTGCCGAACTCAAGCGCGAGGACTTCGAGAAGGTCGTCATGCCGGCGCTGCTCACCACCGAGCGTTCGGTCAAGGCCGAACTGACCAACAGCCGGGCCAAGTTCACCACCGAAGAGGCCGAGAAGCAGAAGCCGAAGGAAGTCATCGGCGAGTTCACGACCTACTATCCGCACGCGGCCTACCGCAACACCAACCTCGGCCTGGCCGCCCGTCGCATCAACGGCAACACCATCGCCGTCGGTGATGTGTTCTCGCTCGATCGCGCGCTCGGCCCGCGGACGGCCTCGTCGGGCTATGTCGACGGTTGGGTCGTCGCCGGGTCGCGACTCAAGAAGGAGAACGCCGGTGGCATCTCCCAGTCGGCTACCACCGTCTTCAACGCCGGCTGGTTCGCCGGCCTCGAAGATGTGGAGCATCAGCCCCACACCATGTACTTCGATCGATATCCCGCCGGTCGTGAATCCACGATCTATTCGGGCCACATCGATGTGAAGTTCCGCAACACCACCGACAACGCGATCTATGTCCAGGCCAGCCAGTCGAACTCCTCCGCCGGCTCCCGGGGCTCCATCACCGTCCGCATCTGGGGCACCAAGAAGTGGGACATCGAGTCGCCGACGCCGACCAAGAGTGGGTTCTACAACGGCCGGACCATCACCGACAGCGGCTCCAGCTGCAACCCCCAGTCGGCATCGCCGGGCTTCACTGCTCGGTACTACCGCCTGTTCAAGGTCAACGGCCAGGTCGTGAAGCGCGAGGACAAGACGTGGAAGTACAACGCCACCGACGAAATCAAGTGCACCGGGTGA
- a CDS encoding ABC transporter ATP-binding protein has translation MLDVEDLHVEFRTRDGVAKAINGVSFKLDQGETVAILGESGSGKSVTAQAIMGILDSPPGYITGGRIKYCGEDLLTMQRARREKTRGAEISMIFQDALSALNPVFPVGWQIAEMFRVHRGLNKSDAQDEAIRLMERVKIPAARERVKAYPHQFSGGMRQRIMIAMAIALDPAVLIADEPTTALDVTVQAQIMQLLADLQEERKMGLILITHDLGVVADVADRIAVMYAGRIVEHADVFDLYAHPAHPYTKGLLDSIPRLDQKGQTLSAIGGLPPNLTRIPKGCAFNPRCRYAQDICREDPPPPLLDLGGRRSACHFAKEVLNDEL, from the coding sequence CTGCTCGATGTCGAGGACCTCCACGTCGAGTTCCGCACCCGCGACGGGGTGGCCAAGGCGATCAACGGTGTCTCGTTCAAGCTCGACCAGGGAGAAACCGTCGCCATCCTCGGCGAGTCGGGTTCCGGCAAGTCGGTGACCGCCCAGGCCATCATGGGCATCCTCGACTCGCCGCCCGGATACATCACCGGCGGCCGGATCAAGTATTGCGGGGAGGATCTCCTCACGATGCAGCGCGCCCGGCGGGAGAAGACCCGCGGCGCCGAGATCTCCATGATCTTCCAGGACGCCCTGTCCGCTCTCAACCCGGTGTTCCCGGTGGGCTGGCAGATCGCGGAAATGTTCCGGGTGCATCGCGGTCTGAACAAGTCCGATGCCCAGGACGAGGCCATCCGGCTGATGGAGCGCGTGAAGATCCCGGCGGCGCGCGAACGCGTGAAGGCCTATCCGCACCAGTTCTCGGGCGGCATGCGCCAGCGCATCATGATCGCCATGGCGATCGCGCTCGACCCTGCCGTGCTCATCGCCGATGAGCCGACCACCGCGCTCGATGTGACGGTCCAGGCCCAGATCATGCAGCTCCTGGCCGACCTGCAGGAAGAGCGCAAGATGGGGCTGATCCTCATCACCCATGACCTCGGCGTGGTCGCGGACGTGGCTGACCGCATCGCGGTGATGTACGCCGGCCGCATCGTCGAGCACGCCGACGTGTTCGACCTCTATGCCCACCCGGCCCACCCCTACACCAAGGGCCTGCTCGACTCGATCCCGCGGCTGGACCAGAAGGGCCAGACCCTGTCGGCGATCGGTGGCCTGCCGCCGAACCTGACGCGCATTCCGAAGGGCTGTGCGTTCAATCCGCGGTGCCGGTACGCCCAGGACATCTGCCGGGAGGACCCGCCTCCGCCGTTGCTCGATCTCGGTGGTCGGCGCAGCGCCTGCCACTTCGCGAAAGAGGTGCTGAACGATGAGCTCTGA
- a CDS encoding N-formylglutamate amidohydrolase: MSGFEFNGDWSGRVVATAIHAGHAVRPDLADRMVLPEDVRFREEDPFTDLIGSGVAARAVAHTSRFEVDLNRPRDGAVYRSPDEAWGLDIWRDPPLDPAAVEQSLVTYDAFYREIGARFDELAARGPFVVFDVHSYNHRRDGATAAESPLADNPEINVGTGSLNRDRFGTVADAFIASFAAQDIPGQAETGRLDVRENVRFKGANLARWTHEHYPDTGIVLALEFKKTFMDEWTGEADHARIDALAAALAATVPDVEAALDALSSRSRT, encoded by the coding sequence ATGTCAGGCTTCGAGTTCAATGGTGACTGGAGCGGGCGGGTGGTTGCGACCGCGATTCATGCGGGACACGCAGTCCGCCCCGATCTCGCCGACCGGATGGTGCTGCCTGAGGACGTGCGATTCCGCGAGGAGGACCCGTTCACCGACCTCATCGGTTCCGGTGTCGCGGCCCGAGCGGTGGCCCACACGAGCCGTTTCGAGGTGGATCTGAACCGACCGCGCGACGGTGCGGTCTATCGGTCGCCCGACGAGGCCTGGGGGCTGGACATCTGGCGGGATCCCCCGTTGGATCCCGCCGCCGTCGAGCAGTCCCTGGTCACCTATGACGCGTTCTATCGCGAGATCGGCGCCCGGTTCGACGAACTGGCGGCCCGGGGCCCGTTCGTGGTGTTCGACGTGCACTCCTACAACCATCGGCGGGACGGGGCCACCGCGGCCGAGTCCCCGCTGGCGGACAATCCCGAGATCAACGTCGGGACCGGATCGCTGAATCGCGACCGCTTCGGCACGGTGGCCGATGCTTTCATCGCCTCCTTCGCGGCCCAGGACATTCCGGGCCAGGCCGAGACCGGTCGCCTGGACGTGCGGGAGAACGTGCGGTTCAAGGGTGCCAACCTCGCCCGCTGGACCCATGAGCACTATCCCGACACCGGCATCGTCCTCGCCCTCGAATTCAAGAAGACGTTCATGGATGAGTGGACGGGCGAGGCCGATCACGCCCGCATCGACGCGCTGGCTGCCGCGCTCGCGGCAACGGTGCCCGATGTCGAAGCCGCGCTCGACGCGCTGTCCAGTCGGAGCCGCACATGA
- a CDS encoding tyrosine/phenylalanine carboxypeptidase domain-containing protein, whose translation MTDEHPTGPEPEAAETEALGLGTLSASDLAADHLMASLAAQVRFLLEVTPVDADSVRQSFLDHPESDPVFTYRELDVHPDVLEAQLAAMPLDSIEDATVGTLLRARYREMRMRVEMLRARDTKDFLTLSIEQYGGVMPRLREVAVDLLDRLPGGALDPETVDADEFLEYANAELEHYREIDPDIGVHAEIRDDVTGVLVDGDTLMISTNASIARSRVNALIQHEVGTHLVTQVNGVAQPLKMMGSGLARYDETQEGLAVLAEIGSGGLTPSRLRQLAARVIAVDSLIHGASFVETHRLLVDAGLPPKGAWTTTMRVYRAGGFTKDAAYLRGLLDLFDHLRSGGSLDLFFLGKFSLEDLHLVADLHARRLLRPARITPRWLSEPEARTRLDNAVASTDLLTLISA comes from the coding sequence ATGACGGACGAACACCCCACGGGGCCCGAACCCGAGGCCGCCGAGACCGAGGCGCTCGGGCTCGGCACCCTGTCCGCCTCCGACCTCGCCGCCGACCACCTGATGGCGAGCCTGGCTGCCCAGGTCCGGTTCCTGCTCGAGGTCACCCCGGTCGATGCGGACTCCGTTCGGCAGTCCTTCCTCGACCACCCCGAGTCCGATCCTGTCTTCACCTATCGCGAGCTCGACGTCCACCCGGACGTCCTGGAAGCCCAACTCGCGGCCATGCCGCTGGATTCGATCGAGGACGCCACCGTCGGCACGCTGCTGCGAGCCCGCTACCGCGAGATGCGCATGCGGGTCGAGATGCTCCGCGCCCGCGACACCAAGGACTTCCTGACGCTCTCCATCGAGCAATACGGCGGCGTCATGCCGCGCCTCCGGGAGGTCGCGGTCGACCTGCTGGATCGCCTGCCCGGTGGCGCGCTCGACCCGGAGACCGTGGACGCGGACGAATTCCTCGAGTACGCCAACGCCGAACTCGAGCACTATCGCGAGATCGACCCGGATATCGGAGTCCACGCGGAGATCCGCGACGACGTCACCGGCGTACTCGTCGACGGCGACACCCTCATGATCTCCACCAACGCCTCCATCGCCCGCAGCCGCGTCAATGCCCTGATCCAGCACGAGGTGGGCACCCACCTCGTCACCCAGGTCAACGGGGTCGCCCAGCCGCTGAAGATGATGGGCTCGGGCCTGGCCCGTTATGACGAGACCCAGGAGGGTCTCGCGGTCCTCGCCGAGATCGGGTCCGGTGGCCTCACGCCCTCCCGGCTCCGGCAGCTCGCCGCCCGCGTGATCGCGGTCGACTCGCTCATCCACGGGGCCTCGTTCGTCGAGACCCATCGCCTGCTGGTCGACGCCGGGCTGCCGCCCAAAGGTGCCTGGACGACGACCATGCGGGTCTATCGCGCCGGCGGATTCACCAAGGACGCGGCCTATCTGCGCGGCCTGCTCGACCTGTTCGACCATCTCCGCAGCGGCGGCTCCCTCGACCTGTTCTTCCTCGGCAAGTTCTCGCTGGAGGACCTGCACCTGGTCGCCGACCTGCACGCCCGACGCCTGCTCCGCCCCGCCCGGATCACCCCGCGCTGGCTGTCCGAACCCGAAGCCCGCACCCGTCTCGACAACGCCGTCGCCAGCACCGACCTGCTCACCCTCATCAGCGCCTGA
- a CDS encoding glutathione synthetase — MKIGFVVNDVLTEKSTYTTTRLALAASQRDHEVWLMGMGDFVYEPDGSLSARARAADQDKKYRSLERYLDDVQKPDTEQLVTLSDFDVVMLRADPADDAETQSWANTAGVAFGHLIAASGVLVVNDPLSLSGALSKAYFQHFPEVVRPRTLISRDEQRIREFVDELGGRAVLKPLQGSGGSGVFLVNTKESPNLSQIIEAISRDGYIVVQEYLEEAKNGDVRMFVMNGRPLLVDGAYAAFRRRSDSTDIRSNMSVGGKAEAADVTEEMLTMVEIVRPKLQADGMFLVGLDIVGDKLMEVNVFSPGGLGSCEALYGVNFAPAVIESLETKMTVRGHYGQELTNARLAAN; from the coding sequence ATGAAGATCGGTTTCGTGGTCAATGACGTTCTGACCGAGAAGTCCACCTACACAACCACGCGCCTCGCGCTCGCAGCCTCGCAGCGCGACCACGAGGTGTGGCTGATGGGCATGGGCGATTTCGTCTATGAACCCGATGGCAGTCTCTCGGCACGCGCCCGCGCCGCCGATCAGGACAAGAAATACCGATCGCTCGAGCGCTATCTCGACGATGTGCAGAAGCCCGACACCGAGCAGCTCGTGACTCTGTCGGACTTCGACGTCGTGATGTTGCGCGCGGACCCGGCCGACGACGCCGAGACCCAGTCCTGGGCCAATACGGCCGGAGTCGCGTTCGGGCACCTGATCGCCGCCTCGGGCGTACTCGTCGTGAACGACCCGCTCAGCCTGTCCGGTGCGCTGTCCAAGGCCTATTTCCAGCACTTCCCCGAGGTCGTCCGCCCCCGCACCCTGATCTCCCGCGACGAGCAGCGGATCCGCGAATTCGTCGACGAGCTCGGCGGCCGGGCGGTGCTCAAGCCGCTGCAGGGCTCGGGCGGCTCGGGCGTCTTCCTGGTCAACACCAAGGAGTCGCCCAACCTGTCGCAGATCATCGAGGCGATCTCGCGCGACGGCTACATCGTCGTGCAGGAATACCTCGAGGAGGCCAAGAACGGCGACGTCCGCATGTTCGTGATGAACGGCCGGCCGCTGCTGGTCGACGGGGCGTACGCCGCGTTCCGCCGCCGCTCGGACAGCACCGATATCCGGTCGAACATGTCGGTGGGCGGCAAGGCGGAGGCCGCCGACGTGACCGAGGAGATGCTCACCATGGTCGAGATCGTGCGGCCGAAACTGCAGGCGGACGGCATGTTCCTGGTCGGCCTCGACATCGTCGGCGACAAGCTGATGGAGGTCAACGTCTTCTCCCCCGGCGGGCTCGGCTCCTGCGAGGCCCTCTATGGCGTGAACTTCGCGCCCGCGGTCATCGAGAGCCTCGAGACCAAGATGACCGTCCGCGGCCACTATGGCCAGGAGCTCACCAACGCGCGTCTCGCAGCCAACTGA
- a CDS encoding dipeptide ABC transporter ATP-binding protein yields MSSEPTRTPETGGATRHEPGTEAGVRDREVVLTAENLVKHYPIKKGVLRRTVGHVKAVDGVSFELFKGETLGIVGESGCGKSTLGRLLMRLEDPTSGRTTFNGVDMYAQSGERMRRLRRDIQIVFQDPYTSLNPRMTVGDIVGEPFDIHPDAVPKAGRRKRVEELLDLVGLNPEHINRYPHQFSGGQRQRIGIARGIALNPKVLICDEPVSALDVSVQAQVVNLLEDLQNELELAYIFIAHDLSVVRHISDRVGVMYLGKLVEIGDEDQIYSHPTHPYTQALLSAVPVPDPTLRDARDQIVLTGDVPSPANPPSGCRFHTRCWKAQEICKTDEPKLVMRPDGSGEHASACHFAEPRNVVG; encoded by the coding sequence ATGAGCTCTGAGCCCACCCGGACTCCGGAAACAGGCGGAGCGACGCGGCACGAACCCGGCACTGAGGCGGGCGTACGCGATCGGGAGGTCGTCCTGACCGCCGAAAACCTGGTGAAGCACTATCCCATCAAGAAGGGCGTGCTGCGGCGTACCGTCGGCCACGTCAAGGCCGTCGACGGGGTCTCGTTCGAGCTGTTCAAGGGCGAGACGCTCGGCATCGTGGGGGAGTCCGGCTGTGGCAAGTCCACGCTTGGACGCCTGCTGATGCGCCTCGAGGATCCCACCTCGGGACGAACGACGTTCAACGGTGTGGATATGTACGCCCAGTCCGGCGAGCGCATGCGCCGGCTGCGCCGCGACATCCAGATCGTGTTCCAGGATCCCTACACGTCGCTGAACCCGCGGATGACGGTGGGCGACATCGTCGGGGAGCCGTTCGACATCCACCCGGATGCGGTGCCGAAGGCGGGGCGGCGCAAGCGGGTGGAGGAGCTGCTCGACCTCGTGGGCCTCAACCCCGAGCACATCAACCGTTATCCCCACCAGTTCTCCGGCGGCCAGCGCCAGCGCATCGGTATCGCCCGCGGGATCGCGCTCAACCCCAAGGTGCTGATCTGTGACGAGCCGGTGTCGGCGCTCGATGTGTCGGTCCAGGCGCAGGTGGTGAACCTCCTCGAGGACCTTCAGAACGAGCTCGAGCTGGCCTACATCTTCATCGCCCACGACCTCTCGGTCGTGCGCCACATCTCCGATCGTGTCGGCGTGATGTATCTCGGCAAGCTTGTCGAGATCGGTGACGAGGACCAGATCTATTCCCATCCGACCCACCCCTACACGCAGGCGCTGCTGTCGGCCGTCCCCGTGCCCGATCCGACGCTGCGCGACGCGCGGGATCAGATCGTGCTGACCGGAGATGTGCCGAGCCCGGCCAATCCGCCGTCGGGATGTCGTTTCCACACCCGGTGCTGGAAGGCCCAGGAGATCTGCAAGACCGACGAGCCGAAGCTGGTCATGCGGCCCGACGGGTCGGGCGAACACGCGTCGGCGTGCCACTTCGCCGAGCCGCGGAACGTGGTCGGCTGA
- a CDS encoding ABC transporter substrate-binding protein has protein sequence MSRPDDHSVRGPGRPRWMSRVLPVLLALIVTACSGPEVPQMPPVDPVPVPPPATGEATVRGCAPELPLLPAATLDACGLQITEAINARLVRPDPETGQPVPDLATAIETNDSQNFTVRLGRNRQFHNGTEVKARNFVAAWNWAAYGPHGMPAQNWFTLIEGGAAMNCPVTGDCSRDGRPTELTGLRVLDDYTFTIRTIRPIVDFQTRLAHPVFSPLPDEFFAIGSDKSPFAAQPIGSGPFRFASRTDAETVLEAWPAYEGGARAALAKVTLKRYDAPQRGADAIRAYRDVVGNTLDVTSVIPTDQLTEDVWRSDLPERAEVGAPRAVQQLVFVGSDRRLVDVRLRRAISKALDREALSRQVFVGTRSPATSWVAPAVPGYRADACGDLCTYDLAESRRLFAAAGGYQGVFHLTVNGDDGNKEWADAVCGQLKNALELDCQVTVLDNRAAVISALEAGELTGVVQQVTRLDYLSPEPFLSAYASTSRQNRTGYRNARYDAQLAAALEATTQAGANEAYREAELVLAEDPPSVPLWVTSTPYAWSNRVTDVRLTTTGSVDLSALRRN, from the coding sequence ATGAGCCGGCCCGACGACCACTCCGTCCGCGGCCCCGGAAGGCCGCGATGGATGAGCCGCGTGCTGCCGGTCCTGCTGGCACTGATCGTCACGGCCTGTTCGGGTCCGGAGGTGCCGCAGATGCCTCCGGTCGATCCGGTGCCCGTCCCGCCGCCCGCAACGGGGGAGGCCACCGTCCGGGGATGCGCGCCCGAGCTGCCACTCCTCCCGGCGGCCACACTCGATGCCTGCGGCCTGCAGATCACCGAGGCCATCAACGCGCGTCTGGTGCGACCTGATCCGGAGACCGGCCAGCCCGTGCCCGACCTGGCGACGGCGATCGAGACCAACGACTCCCAGAATTTCACCGTCCGGCTGGGCCGGAACCGCCAGTTCCACAACGGCACCGAGGTGAAGGCCCGCAACTTCGTCGCGGCATGGAACTGGGCGGCGTACGGGCCGCATGGCATGCCTGCCCAGAACTGGTTCACCCTGATCGAGGGCGGCGCGGCGATGAACTGCCCGGTCACCGGCGACTGCTCCAGGGACGGTCGACCGACCGAGCTCACCGGCCTGCGGGTGCTCGACGACTACACCTTCACCATTCGCACCATAAGGCCGATCGTCGATTTCCAGACCCGGCTCGCCCACCCGGTTTTCAGCCCGCTCCCCGATGAGTTCTTCGCGATCGGTTCGGACAAGTCGCCGTTCGCGGCGCAGCCGATCGGGTCGGGCCCGTTCCGGTTCGCGAGCCGCACCGATGCCGAAACCGTCCTGGAGGCCTGGCCGGCCTACGAGGGCGGAGCCCGGGCCGCCCTGGCCAAGGTGACCCTGAAGCGCTACGACGCGCCGCAGCGCGGTGCGGACGCCATCCGCGCCTATCGCGATGTGGTCGGCAACACCCTCGATGTGACATCCGTGATCCCGACCGATCAGCTCACCGAGGACGTCTGGCGTTCCGACCTGCCGGAGCGTGCGGAGGTCGGGGCGCCCCGGGCGGTGCAGCAACTCGTGTTCGTGGGCAGCGACAGGCGGCTCGTCGATGTGCGCCTGCGCCGGGCCATCTCGAAGGCCCTGGACCGGGAGGCACTGAGCCGGCAGGTGTTCGTGGGTACGCGGAGTCCGGCGACCAGCTGGGTCGCGCCCGCGGTGCCGGGCTATCGGGCGGATGCGTGTGGAGATCTGTGCACCTATGACCTCGCCGAATCCCGGCGGCTGTTCGCTGCGGCGGGCGGCTATCAGGGGGTCTTCCACCTCACCGTGAACGGCGACGACGGCAACAAGGAATGGGCCGACGCGGTGTGCGGCCAGCTCAAGAACGCCCTGGAGCTCGACTGCCAGGTGACCGTGCTCGACAACCGTGCCGCGGTGATCAGCGCGCTGGAGGCCGGTGAGTTGACCGGGGTGGTGCAGCAGGTCACGCGCCTGGACTATCTGTCGCCGGAACCGTTCCTTTCGGCGTACGCCTCCACCTCGCGCCAGAACCGCACCGGGTATCGCAATGCGCGCTATGACGCGCAGCTCGCTGCGGCGCTCGAGGCGACGACGCAGGCCGGGGCCAACGAGGCCTATCGTGAGGCCGAGCTGGTGCTGGCGGAGGACCCGCCCTCGGTGCCGCTGTGGGTGACCTCGACTCCCTACGCCTGGTCGAACCGGGTCACCGATGTGCGCCTCACTACGACCGGCTCGGTGGATCTCAGCGCGCTTCGGAGGAACTGA
- a CDS encoding ABC transporter permease, producing the protein MTDRPSTDANPAAVSVAEGPKSEKARSLGSDAWESLRRRPIFWISSILIVIMLTMAIFPQLFTFFSPNPDPLFADQTKVRQPPSGDAWFGRDGQGFDVYSRTIYGARASILVGVLATLGTVVIGGIVGIFAGFYGRWVDAVLSRIADIFFAVPLLLGGILILYTFPSNFETPYLVVVGKVVFALSILGWPRIARIMRASVLQVKPQDYVQAARALGARPGRIIGGHVLPNAFAPVIVVATIDLGVYIAVEATLSFLGIGLQPPIVSWGIMISDASALGMLRAAPHMLLFPSIFLSVTVLAFIMLGDAIRDAFDPKSR; encoded by the coding sequence ATGACTGACCGCCCCTCCACCGATGCCAACCCCGCTGCGGTTTCCGTGGCGGAGGGACCCAAGTCGGAGAAGGCCCGTTCGCTCGGGTCGGATGCCTGGGAGAGCCTGCGCCGCCGGCCGATCTTCTGGATCTCGTCGATCCTGATCGTGATCATGCTGACGATGGCGATCTTCCCCCAGCTCTTCACGTTCTTCTCGCCCAACCCGGACCCGCTGTTCGCCGACCAGACCAAGGTGCGCCAGCCACCGAGCGGCGATGCCTGGTTCGGCCGCGACGGCCAGGGCTTCGATGTCTACTCCCGCACGATCTACGGTGCCCGCGCCTCGATCCTGGTGGGCGTCCTCGCCACGCTCGGCACGGTGGTCATCGGTGGCATCGTGGGCATCTTCGCCGGCTTCTACGGCAGGTGGGTCGACGCCGTGCTGTCCCGCATCGCCGACATCTTCTTCGCGGTCCCGCTGCTGCTCGGCGGCATCCTCATCCTCTACACCTTCCCGTCCAACTTCGAGACGCCCTATCTCGTCGTGGTCGGCAAGGTCGTGTTCGCGCTGTCGATCCTGGGCTGGCCCCGCATCGCCCGAATCATGCGTGCCTCGGTCCTGCAGGTGAAGCCCCAGGACTATGTGCAGGCGGCGCGGGCCCTGGGGGCGCGGCCCGGACGCATCATCGGCGGACACGTCCTGCCGAACGCCTTCGCGCCCGTGATCGTCGTGGCCACCATCGACCTCGGCGTCTATATCGCCGTCGAGGCCACCCTGTCCTTCCTCGGCATCGGCCTCCAGCCGCCCATCGTGTCGTGGGGCATCATGATTTCCGACGCCTCGGCCCTCGGCATGCTGCGCGCTGCGCCCCACATGCTGCTGTTCCCGAGCATCTTCCTGTCGGTCACGGTGTTGGCGTTCATCATGCTCGGCGACGCGATCCGCGACGCCTTCGACCCCAAGTCCCGATAG
- the mshB gene encoding N-acetyl-1-D-myo-inositol-2-amino-2-deoxy-alpha-D-glucopyranoside deacetylase — MTDSHGLLLVHAHPDDEVTTTGITMARAVADGSRVTLVTCTLGEEGDVVVEDLSHLKDHDGAALAQHRIGELDAAMVALGVTDYLRLGHDGKYRDSGMAVDEHGRPIPVPTPHDSAFWRADLREAATDLVPVIRDRKPAVLITYDDYGNYGHPDHIQAHRVAMYATQLAAAPSYRRDLGEAWQIPRVLWSTMSESWFREGLRWMRDHDSENRWTDIDPEGPMPPMVAPDEDIAVTVHAPEFAARKLQAFRAHASQIGEDSPFFTMARLIGDEAWATEWFKLGAGAPLPPGATDIFAGL; from the coding sequence GTGACTGATTCGCACGGATTGCTGCTCGTCCACGCCCACCCCGATGACGAGGTCACCACGACCGGTATCACCATGGCCAGGGCCGTCGCCGACGGAAGTCGGGTCACGCTCGTGACCTGCACCCTCGGCGAGGAGGGCGATGTGGTCGTGGAGGACCTGTCCCACCTGAAGGATCACGACGGCGCGGCGCTCGCGCAGCATCGCATCGGTGAGCTCGATGCAGCCATGGTGGCGTTGGGCGTGACGGACTATCTCCGGCTCGGCCATGACGGGAAATATCGCGACTCCGGCATGGCCGTCGACGAGCACGGTCGACCGATCCCGGTGCCCACGCCGCACGACTCGGCTTTCTGGCGGGCGGATCTGCGGGAGGCGGCGACCGATCTGGTCCCGGTGATCCGCGACCGGAAGCCGGCGGTGCTCATCACGTACGACGACTACGGCAACTATGGCCACCCCGATCACATCCAGGCGCATCGCGTGGCGATGTACGCCACCCAGCTCGCCGCCGCTCCCTCCTATCGGCGCGATCTCGGTGAGGCCTGGCAGATCCCGCGCGTGCTCTGGTCGACGATGTCGGAGAGCTGGTTCCGCGAAGGCCTGCGCTGGATGCGCGACCACGACTCCGAGAACCGCTGGACCGACATCGATCCCGAGGGCCCGATGCCGCCCATGGTCGCCCCCGACGAGGACATCGCGGTGACCGTGCACGCCCCCGAGTTCGCGGCCCGGAAGTTGCAGGCCTTCCGCGCGCATGCGAGCCAGATCGGCGAGGACAGCCCGTTCTTCACGATGGCCAGGTTGATCGGCGACGAGGCGTGGGCGACCGAGTGGTTCAAGCTCGGCGCGGGTGCGCCCCTGCCGCCCGGCGCGACCGATATTTTCGCCGGGCTCTGA